In Phyllostomus discolor isolate MPI-MPIP mPhyDis1 chromosome 2, mPhyDis1.pri.v3, whole genome shotgun sequence, the following are encoded in one genomic region:
- the TSPAN11 gene encoding tetraspanin-11 isoform X2: MAHYKAEQDDWLIVYLKYLLFVFNFFFWVGGAAILAVGIWTLVEKSGYLSVLASSTFAASAYILIFAGTLVMVTGFLGFGAIIREDRSCLSTYFCLLLVIFLVELVAGALAHVYYQRLGDELKQHLTRTLSENYGQPGAVEITASVDRLQQDVSPSRGLKGHADFKCCGSNSSADWQHSAYILSREGEGRQVPDSCCKTVVARCGQRVHPSNIYKVEGGCITKLEQFLANHLLLMGAVGIGVACLQTCGMALTCCLHRRLQLHFH, translated from the exons ATGGCCCATTACAAGGCTGAACAGGATGACTGGCTGATTGTCTACCTGAAGTATTTGCTGTTTGTGTTCAACTTCTTCTTCTGG GTGGGGGGCGCTGCCATCCTGGCTGTGGGCATCTGGACCCTGGTGGAGAAGAGTGGCTACCTCAGTGTCCTGGCCTCCAGCACCTTCGCTGCCTCCGCCTACATCCTCATCTTCGCGGGCACCCTCGTCATGGTAACCGGCTTCCTGGGCTTCGGAGCCATCATCCGGGAGGACAGGAGCTGCCTCTCCACA TACTTCTGTCTGTTGCTGGTGATCTTCCTAGTGGAGCTGGTGGCAGGCGCCCTGGCCCACGTGTACTACCAGAGG ctGGGTGACGAGCTGAAGCAGCACCTGACCCGGACTCTGTCGGAGAACTACGGGCAGCCCGGCGCCGTGGAGATCACCGCCTCCGTGGACCGTCTGCAGCAGGATGTAAGCCCCTCCCGGGGGCTCAAAGGCCACGCAGAC TTCAAGTGCTGTGGCAGCAACAGCTCTGCTGACTGGCAGCACAGCGCCTACATCCTGTCTCGGGAGGGCGAGGGCCGCCAGGTACCCGACAGCTGCTGCAAGACTGTGGTGGCGCGCTGTGGCCAGAGGGTCCACCCTTCCAACATCTACAAGGTGGAG GGAGGCTGCATCACCAAACTGGAACAGTTCCTGGCCAACCACCTCCTGCTCATGGGGGCGGTAGGCATCGGGGTGGCCTGCCTGCAG ACCTGCGGGATGGCGCTCACCTGCTGCCTGCACCGGAGACTCCAGCTGCATTTTCACTGA
- the TSPAN11 gene encoding tetraspanin-11 isoform X3, which translates to MAHYKAEQDDWLIVYLKYLLFVFNFFFWVGGAAILAVGIWTLVEKSGYLSVLASSTFAASAYILIFAGTLVMVTGFLGFGAIIREDRSCLSTYFCLLLVIFLVELVAGALAHVYYQRLGDELKQHLTRTLSENYGQPGAVEITASVDRLQQDFKCCGSNSSADWQHSAYILSREGEGRQVPDSCCKTVVARCGQRVHPSNIYKVEGGCITKLEQFLANHLLLMGAVGIGVACLQTCGMALTCCLHRRLQLHFH; encoded by the exons ATGGCCCATTACAAGGCTGAACAGGATGACTGGCTGATTGTCTACCTGAAGTATTTGCTGTTTGTGTTCAACTTCTTCTTCTGG GTGGGGGGCGCTGCCATCCTGGCTGTGGGCATCTGGACCCTGGTGGAGAAGAGTGGCTACCTCAGTGTCCTGGCCTCCAGCACCTTCGCTGCCTCCGCCTACATCCTCATCTTCGCGGGCACCCTCGTCATGGTAACCGGCTTCCTGGGCTTCGGAGCCATCATCCGGGAGGACAGGAGCTGCCTCTCCACA TACTTCTGTCTGTTGCTGGTGATCTTCCTAGTGGAGCTGGTGGCAGGCGCCCTGGCCCACGTGTACTACCAGAGG ctGGGTGACGAGCTGAAGCAGCACCTGACCCGGACTCTGTCGGAGAACTACGGGCAGCCCGGCGCCGTGGAGATCACCGCCTCCGTGGACCGTCTGCAGCAGGAT TTCAAGTGCTGTGGCAGCAACAGCTCTGCTGACTGGCAGCACAGCGCCTACATCCTGTCTCGGGAGGGCGAGGGCCGCCAGGTACCCGACAGCTGCTGCAAGACTGTGGTGGCGCGCTGTGGCCAGAGGGTCCACCCTTCCAACATCTACAAGGTGGAG GGAGGCTGCATCACCAAACTGGAACAGTTCCTGGCCAACCACCTCCTGCTCATGGGGGCGGTAGGCATCGGGGTGGCCTGCCTGCAG ACCTGCGGGATGGCGCTCACCTGCTGCCTGCACCGGAGACTCCAGCTGCATTTTCACTGA
- the TSPAN11 gene encoding tetraspanin-11 isoform X1, which translates to MAHYKAEQDDWLIVYLKYLLFVFNFFFWVGGAAILAVGIWTLVEKSGYLSVLASSTFAASAYILIFAGTLVMVTGFLGFGAIIREDRSCLSTYFCLLLVIFLVELVAGALAHVYYQRLGDELKQHLTRTLSENYGQPGAVEITASVDRLQQDFKCCGSNSSADWQHSAYILSREGEGRQVPDSCCKTVVARCGQRVHPSNIYKVEGGCITKLEQFLANHLLLMGAVGIGVACLQPKTHHTVALFPRNIQESAWPGGQLELVRNRDLRGV; encoded by the exons ATGGCCCATTACAAGGCTGAACAGGATGACTGGCTGATTGTCTACCTGAAGTATTTGCTGTTTGTGTTCAACTTCTTCTTCTGG GTGGGGGGCGCTGCCATCCTGGCTGTGGGCATCTGGACCCTGGTGGAGAAGAGTGGCTACCTCAGTGTCCTGGCCTCCAGCACCTTCGCTGCCTCCGCCTACATCCTCATCTTCGCGGGCACCCTCGTCATGGTAACCGGCTTCCTGGGCTTCGGAGCCATCATCCGGGAGGACAGGAGCTGCCTCTCCACA TACTTCTGTCTGTTGCTGGTGATCTTCCTAGTGGAGCTGGTGGCAGGCGCCCTGGCCCACGTGTACTACCAGAGG ctGGGTGACGAGCTGAAGCAGCACCTGACCCGGACTCTGTCGGAGAACTACGGGCAGCCCGGCGCCGTGGAGATCACCGCCTCCGTGGACCGTCTGCAGCAGGAT TTCAAGTGCTGTGGCAGCAACAGCTCTGCTGACTGGCAGCACAGCGCCTACATCCTGTCTCGGGAGGGCGAGGGCCGCCAGGTACCCGACAGCTGCTGCAAGACTGTGGTGGCGCGCTGTGGCCAGAGGGTCCACCCTTCCAACATCTACAAGGTGGAG GGAGGCTGCATCACCAAACTGGAACAGTTCCTGGCCAACCACCTCCTGCTCATGGGGGCGGTAGGCATCGGGGTGGCCTGCCTGCAG CCAAAGACGCATCACACGGTCGCTCTCTTCCCCAGAAACATACAGGAaagtgcctggcctgggggccaACTTGAACTTGTAAGGAACAGAGACCTGAGAGGAGTATGA
- the TSPAN11 gene encoding tetraspanin-11 isoform X4 has translation MAHYKAEQDDWLIVYLKYLLFVFNFFFWVGGAAILAVGIWTLVEKSGYLSVLASSTFAASAYILIFAGTLVMVTGFLGFGAIIREDRSCLSTYFCLLLVIFLVELVAGALAHVYYQRLGDELKQHLTRTLSENYGQPGAVEITASVDRLQQDFKCCGSNSSADWQHSAYILSREGEGRQVPDSCCKTVVARCGQRVHPSNIYKVEGGCITKLEQFLANHLLLMGAVGIGVACLQKHTGKCLAWGPT, from the exons ATGGCCCATTACAAGGCTGAACAGGATGACTGGCTGATTGTCTACCTGAAGTATTTGCTGTTTGTGTTCAACTTCTTCTTCTGG GTGGGGGGCGCTGCCATCCTGGCTGTGGGCATCTGGACCCTGGTGGAGAAGAGTGGCTACCTCAGTGTCCTGGCCTCCAGCACCTTCGCTGCCTCCGCCTACATCCTCATCTTCGCGGGCACCCTCGTCATGGTAACCGGCTTCCTGGGCTTCGGAGCCATCATCCGGGAGGACAGGAGCTGCCTCTCCACA TACTTCTGTCTGTTGCTGGTGATCTTCCTAGTGGAGCTGGTGGCAGGCGCCCTGGCCCACGTGTACTACCAGAGG ctGGGTGACGAGCTGAAGCAGCACCTGACCCGGACTCTGTCGGAGAACTACGGGCAGCCCGGCGCCGTGGAGATCACCGCCTCCGTGGACCGTCTGCAGCAGGAT TTCAAGTGCTGTGGCAGCAACAGCTCTGCTGACTGGCAGCACAGCGCCTACATCCTGTCTCGGGAGGGCGAGGGCCGCCAGGTACCCGACAGCTGCTGCAAGACTGTGGTGGCGCGCTGTGGCCAGAGGGTCCACCCTTCCAACATCTACAAGGTGGAG GGAGGCTGCATCACCAAACTGGAACAGTTCCTGGCCAACCACCTCCTGCTCATGGGGGCGGTAGGCATCGGGGTGGCCTGCCTGCAG AAACATACAGGAaagtgcctggcctgggggccaACTTGA